One segment of Brassica napus cultivar Da-Ae chromosome C3, Da-Ae, whole genome shotgun sequence DNA contains the following:
- the LOC125583156 gene encoding uncharacterized protein LOC125583156 — MVSSVPILIGTNFSEWKEKVEFTLGVLDLDLALREEEPSQLTNDSTEEEKAFHKAWENANRLSIMFLRMTIASNIKTSLPVAEKVKAYLAAIKERFKTADKFLAGKLMADLTTMKHDGTRSMHEHCIEMTNLAAKLKGLGMSVDDSFLVQFILNSLPPQYGPFQINYNAIVEKWTSIELANKLV, encoded by the coding sequence ATGGTCTCTTCTGTCCCCATCCTCATTGGAACCAACTTCTCCGAATGGAAAGAGAAAGTTGAGTTCACATTAGGTGTACTAGATTTGGACTTGGCACTACGTGAAGAAGAGCCTAGCCAACTCACTAATGATAGTACTGAGGAAGAAAAGGCTTTCCATAAAGCGTGGGAGAACGCTAACAGATTGAGCATCATGTTCTTAAGGATGACAATAGCTAGCAACATCAAAACTTCCCTTCCAGTTGCAGAGAAAGTTAAGGCTTATCTAGCGGCTATAAAAGAACGGTTTAAGACTGCAGACAAATTCCTTGCTGGAAAACTTATGGCAGATCTTACAACCATGAAACATGATGGCACAAGGTCTATGCATGAACATTGCATTGAAATGACCAATCTTGCGGCTAAGCTAAAGGGTTTAGGAATGAGTGTGGATGATTCATTTCTTGTCCAGTTTATCCTAAACTCTTTACCTCCTCAGTATGGACCATTCCAAATCAATTACAACGCCATTGTTGAAAAGTGGACGTCGATT